One Watersipora subatra chromosome 4, tzWatSuba1.1, whole genome shotgun sequence genomic window carries:
- the LOC137393208 gene encoding vitamin K-dependent gamma-carboxylase-like isoform X2, whose product MPVRQRKPADSSSSNSKRKAETIQDKKLNTPHDSSMKRLIGFELADLRSYNRFVRLCSAPADPSSLAIFRIVFGLLMVFDCLHERRVGVVVSRWSDAYQVCRFPLINSLHPLPVAWMTILYLCMIIGAVGIAIGLFFRLSCLMYVLPYWYIFLLDKTVWNNHSYLFGLIASLLVLSDANRQWSLDAWRRAGKANAHIPVWQYGLFRFQVIIVYFIAGLKKLDGDWVQGYSMSSLSHAPIFDPFRYVLTDEKIDRYIVHLGGLIIDLTSGFLLYLDSTRWLGTAMVTSFHAMNATMFEIGQFPYVMLCTTAIFYAYDWPKKVYPSLAVTHQPCHTSKHCLYQGEKVSKYLIYHHVSTFFTVVYMLWQCFLPYSHSLTPGYKNWSGSLYGYSWDMMVHNWETQHIKVKYMSRVTGQEGYLEPSAFVSTTRWSNYPDMVKQHASCIAEMLAEEYDIHDVEIYMDIWHSMNHRFQQRFIDPSIDLVRAPWSPFQPASFVLPLLNDLNDWRDKLKDLHNQALEKDADWFIHNPGVTFVADFPGMVLENFIHEDLSDTNITLLAGSAVLYNAKTRQNITLEANQALAVGSGTHKVYVTSEQAACYMYMYTNVTADNLESQLLQLDQEIISQGLDIGDLEVKAQQNETLQKLLDMKKEKEIKVPGGENLWTSCLRRIHLFYVTAKASVRNVYVAVECIISGEPMEDVLQTRYGIDPSPSH is encoded by the exons ATGCCAGTCAGGCAGAGAAAACCAGCTGATAGTTCATCCAGTAACTCAAAGAGAAAAGCTGAGACCATCCAGGACAAAAAGCTGAACACTCCGCATGACAGCTCTATGAAACGTCTCATTGGGTTTGAACTGGCAGACCTCCGATCATATAATAGATTTGTTCGCCTTTGTAGCGCACCTGCTGATCCCTCATCATTGGCCATCTTTCGTATTGTATTTG GTTTGCTCATGGTGTTTGACTGTTTGCATGAGAGAAGAGTTGGAGTGGTCGTGTCCAGGTGGAGTGATGCGTATCAGGTCTGCCGATTTCCTCTTATCAACTCTCTGCATCCCCTACCTGTTGCATGGATGACCATACTGTACCTCTGCATGATTATCG GTGCTGTCGGTATCGCCATAGGCCTCTTCTTCAGACTCTCCTGTCTCATGTATGTTCTGCCATACTGGTATATATTCCTTCTGGATAAAACCGTCTGGAACAACCATTCCTATCTATTCGGTCTCATAGCCAGCCTGCTTGTGCTCTCCGATGCCAACAGACAGTG GTCTCTCGATGCATGGAGACGGGCTGGCAAAGCTAATGCCCATATTCCTGTTTGGCAATATGGTCTCTTCAGATTCCAG GTAATTATTGTGTACTTCATTGCCGGCCTTAAAAAGCTCGACGGTGACTGGGTACAAGGTTACTCCATGTCGTCTCTTTCACATGCTCCCATATTCGATCCCTTCAG ATACGTCCTGACCGATGAAAAGATAGACCGGTATATTGTGCACTTGGGAGGTCTCATTATTGACCTGACATCTGGGTTCCTCCTTTACCTCGACAGCACTCGATGGCTTGGCACTGCCATGGTTACCAGCTTCCATGCGATGAATGCCACCATGTTCGAAATTG GTCAGTTTCCTTATGTGATGCTCTGCACTACAGCCATATTCTATGCTTATGACTGGCCTAAAAAAGTGTATCCTTCCTTAGCTGTCACCCACCAACCATGTCACACTTCCAAACATTGTTTATACCAAGGAGAAAAAGTAAGTAAATATTT AATTTATCATCATGTGTCAACCTTCTTTACCGTAGTATATATGCTGTGGCAGTGTTTCCTACCATACTCTCACTCTCTGACTCCG GGTTACAAAAACTGGTCAGGAAGTCTCTATGGCTACTCATGGGATATGATGGTACACAATTGGGAGACGCAGCACATAAAGGTGAAGTACATGAGCAGAGTGACTGGCCAGGAGGGCTACCTCGAACCATCT GCATTTGTATCGACTACCAGATGGTCGAATTATCCTGATATGGTGAAGCAGCATGCATCATGCATAGCCGAAATGCTTGCGGAGGAATATGACATACATGATGTAGagatatatatggatatatggcATTCGATGAACCACCGTTTTCAGCAAAG GTTTATAGACCCATCAATAGATTTGGTACGAGCACCCTGGAGTCCCTTTCAACCAGCTAGTTTTGTACTGCCTCTCCTTAATGACCTAAATGATTGGAGGGACAAGCTGAAGGACTTGCATAATCAGGCTTTGGAGAAAGATGCCGATTGGTTTATTCATAACCCAGGCGTTACCTTTGTGGCAGATTTTCCAG GAATGGTGCTCGAGAATTTTATTCACGAAGATTTGAGTGACACCAACATCACCTTGTTAGCTGGTTCAGCTGTGCTCTACAATGCAAAGACTCGACAAAATATAACGCTGGAAGCGAACCAAGCATTGGCAGTAGGCTCGGGTACACACAAG GTGTATGTTACGTCTGAGCAAGCCGcctgctacatgtacatgtacacaaaTGTGACTGCTGACAATTTGGAGTCGCAACTCCTTCAGTTGGACCAAGAGATAATTAGCCAAGGGCTGGACATAG GAGACCTTGAGGTGAAAGCTCAACAGAATGAAACGTTGCAAAAGCTATTGGATATGAAGAAGGAAAAAGAGATCAAGGTGCCTGGTGGGGAAAATCTTTGGACTAGCTGTCTAAGGCgaattcatttattttatgtgACGGCAAAGGCAAG TGTGCGAAATGTCTACGTAGCAGTTGAGTGTATAATTAGTGGGGAGCCAATGGAAGATGTCCTGCAGACCAGGTATGGAATTGACCCAAGCCCATCACACTAA
- the LOC137393208 gene encoding vitamin K-dependent gamma-carboxylase-like isoform X1, translating into MPVRQRKPADSSSSNSKRKAETIQDKKLNTPHDSSMKRLIGFELADLRSYNRFVRLCSAPADPSSLAIFRIVFGLLMVFDCLHERRVGVVVSRWSDAYQVCRFPLINSLHPLPVAWMTILYLCMIIGAVGIAIGLFFRLSCLMYVLPYWYIFLLDKTVWNNHSYLFGLIASLLVLSDANRQWSLDAWRRAGKANAHIPVWQYGLFRFQVIIVYFIAGLKKLDGDWVQGYSMSSLSHAPIFDPFRYVLTDEKIDRYIVHLGGLIIDLTSGFLLYLDSTRWLGTAMVTSFHAMNATMFEIGQFPYVMLCTTAIFYAYDWPKKVYPSLAVTHQPCHTSKHCLYQGEKPRIYHHVSTFFTVVYMLWQCFLPYSHSLTPGYKNWSGSLYGYSWDMMVHNWETQHIKVKYMSRVTGQEGYLEPSAFVSTTRWSNYPDMVKQHASCIAEMLAEEYDIHDVEIYMDIWHSMNHRFQQRFIDPSIDLVRAPWSPFQPASFVLPLLNDLNDWRDKLKDLHNQALEKDADWFIHNPGVTFVADFPGMVLENFIHEDLSDTNITLLAGSAVLYNAKTRQNITLEANQALAVGSGTHKVYVTSEQAACYMYMYTNVTADNLESQLLQLDQEIISQGLDIGDLEVKAQQNETLQKLLDMKKEKEIKVPGGENLWTSCLRRIHLFYVTAKASVRNVYVAVECIISGEPMEDVLQTRYGIDPSPSH; encoded by the exons ATGCCAGTCAGGCAGAGAAAACCAGCTGATAGTTCATCCAGTAACTCAAAGAGAAAAGCTGAGACCATCCAGGACAAAAAGCTGAACACTCCGCATGACAGCTCTATGAAACGTCTCATTGGGTTTGAACTGGCAGACCTCCGATCATATAATAGATTTGTTCGCCTTTGTAGCGCACCTGCTGATCCCTCATCATTGGCCATCTTTCGTATTGTATTTG GTTTGCTCATGGTGTTTGACTGTTTGCATGAGAGAAGAGTTGGAGTGGTCGTGTCCAGGTGGAGTGATGCGTATCAGGTCTGCCGATTTCCTCTTATCAACTCTCTGCATCCCCTACCTGTTGCATGGATGACCATACTGTACCTCTGCATGATTATCG GTGCTGTCGGTATCGCCATAGGCCTCTTCTTCAGACTCTCCTGTCTCATGTATGTTCTGCCATACTGGTATATATTCCTTCTGGATAAAACCGTCTGGAACAACCATTCCTATCTATTCGGTCTCATAGCCAGCCTGCTTGTGCTCTCCGATGCCAACAGACAGTG GTCTCTCGATGCATGGAGACGGGCTGGCAAAGCTAATGCCCATATTCCTGTTTGGCAATATGGTCTCTTCAGATTCCAG GTAATTATTGTGTACTTCATTGCCGGCCTTAAAAAGCTCGACGGTGACTGGGTACAAGGTTACTCCATGTCGTCTCTTTCACATGCTCCCATATTCGATCCCTTCAG ATACGTCCTGACCGATGAAAAGATAGACCGGTATATTGTGCACTTGGGAGGTCTCATTATTGACCTGACATCTGGGTTCCTCCTTTACCTCGACAGCACTCGATGGCTTGGCACTGCCATGGTTACCAGCTTCCATGCGATGAATGCCACCATGTTCGAAATTG GTCAGTTTCCTTATGTGATGCTCTGCACTACAGCCATATTCTATGCTTATGACTGGCCTAAAAAAGTGTATCCTTCCTTAGCTGTCACCCACCAACCATGTCACACTTCCAAACATTGTTTATACCAAGGAGAAAAA CCAAGAATTTATCATCATGTGTCAACCTTCTTTACCGTAGTATATATGCTGTGGCAGTGTTTCCTACCATACTCTCACTCTCTGACTCCG GGTTACAAAAACTGGTCAGGAAGTCTCTATGGCTACTCATGGGATATGATGGTACACAATTGGGAGACGCAGCACATAAAGGTGAAGTACATGAGCAGAGTGACTGGCCAGGAGGGCTACCTCGAACCATCT GCATTTGTATCGACTACCAGATGGTCGAATTATCCTGATATGGTGAAGCAGCATGCATCATGCATAGCCGAAATGCTTGCGGAGGAATATGACATACATGATGTAGagatatatatggatatatggcATTCGATGAACCACCGTTTTCAGCAAAG GTTTATAGACCCATCAATAGATTTGGTACGAGCACCCTGGAGTCCCTTTCAACCAGCTAGTTTTGTACTGCCTCTCCTTAATGACCTAAATGATTGGAGGGACAAGCTGAAGGACTTGCATAATCAGGCTTTGGAGAAAGATGCCGATTGGTTTATTCATAACCCAGGCGTTACCTTTGTGGCAGATTTTCCAG GAATGGTGCTCGAGAATTTTATTCACGAAGATTTGAGTGACACCAACATCACCTTGTTAGCTGGTTCAGCTGTGCTCTACAATGCAAAGACTCGACAAAATATAACGCTGGAAGCGAACCAAGCATTGGCAGTAGGCTCGGGTACACACAAG GTGTATGTTACGTCTGAGCAAGCCGcctgctacatgtacatgtacacaaaTGTGACTGCTGACAATTTGGAGTCGCAACTCCTTCAGTTGGACCAAGAGATAATTAGCCAAGGGCTGGACATAG GAGACCTTGAGGTGAAAGCTCAACAGAATGAAACGTTGCAAAAGCTATTGGATATGAAGAAGGAAAAAGAGATCAAGGTGCCTGGTGGGGAAAATCTTTGGACTAGCTGTCTAAGGCgaattcatttattttatgtgACGGCAAAGGCAAG TGTGCGAAATGTCTACGTAGCAGTTGAGTGTATAATTAGTGGGGAGCCAATGGAAGATGTCCTGCAGACCAGGTATGGAATTGACCCAAGCCCATCACACTAA